One Alkalicoccus halolimnae DNA segment encodes these proteins:
- a CDS encoding Veg family protein yields the protein MAKTLAEIKQALEANVGKKVTVQANGGRKKIVERSGLLEGIYPSVFTVKLDKDEYSIERLSYSYTDVLTETVKLSVPGEAVEEA from the coding sequence ATGGCGAAAACGTTAGCGGAAATCAAACAAGCACTCGAAGCCAATGTAGGTAAGAAAGTGACAGTTCAGGCAAACGGCGGTCGTAAGAAGATTGTCGAACGTTCCGGACTGCTTGAAGGAATCTATCCTTCTGTTTTCACCGTAAAGCTCGACAAAGACGAGTATTCAATTGAACGTTTATCTTACAGCTACACCGATGTTCTTACAGAAACAGTGAAATTATCTGTTCCTGGCGAAGCGGTGGAAGAAGCGTAA
- the ispE gene encoding 4-(cytidine 5'-diphospho)-2-C-methyl-D-erythritol kinase: protein MIVKAPAKINLTLDVLHKRGDGYHEVEMIMTTVDLADRIHLTELASNKIKVESNNGFLPTDKSNLAWQAAHLLQTRYSSRAGVSIYIDKHIPMSAGLAGGSTDAAAVLRGLNDLWNLGLSMDTLADIGAEIGSDVPFCVYGGTAIARGRGEKLEFLPAPPPCWVVLAKPAEGVSTKDIYRKLSFDNMKHPDTSKMKAAIENKDYDTIAACLQNVMEPATFSLNGEVKMIKERLQQYGADGAVMSGSGPTVFALCKSESKAERLYNGLKGFMDEVHVVRMMGTLHAAVR, encoded by the coding sequence ATGATCGTAAAAGCACCGGCGAAAATTAATTTGACGCTGGACGTCCTGCATAAACGCGGGGATGGCTATCATGAAGTGGAAATGATTATGACGACCGTTGATCTGGCGGATCGTATTCATTTAACGGAGCTTGCTTCAAATAAAATCAAAGTGGAATCCAACAATGGGTTTCTGCCTACAGATAAATCGAATCTTGCCTGGCAGGCAGCCCATCTTCTTCAGACACGCTATTCTTCCCGGGCAGGAGTTTCCATCTATATAGACAAGCATATTCCTATGTCTGCCGGTCTTGCCGGCGGGAGCACAGATGCAGCTGCAGTGCTGCGCGGCTTGAATGACCTTTGGAATCTCGGCCTCTCGATGGATACGCTCGCCGATATTGGGGCGGAAATCGGGTCTGATGTACCTTTCTGCGTCTATGGAGGCACGGCAATAGCGAGAGGACGCGGAGAGAAGCTGGAATTTCTGCCGGCGCCTCCGCCTTGCTGGGTCGTTCTTGCCAAGCCTGCAGAAGGTGTTTCCACAAAAGATATTTACAGAAAATTATCGTTCGATAACATGAAGCATCCAGATACATCTAAAATGAAAGCAGCTATCGAAAACAAGGATTATGACACGATTGCTGCATGTCTTCAAAATGTGATGGAACCGGCGACTTTCTCTTTAAATGGAGAAGTAAAAATGATTAAAGAAAGACTCCAGCAGTACGGAGCCGATGGAGCCGTGATGAGCGGCAGTGGTCCAACGGTCTTTGCTCTCTGTAAATCCGAGTCAAAAGCCGAACGACTCTATAACGGGCTGAAAGGCTTCATGGATGAGGTGCATGTCGTAAGAATGATGGGAACTCTGCACGCCGCTGTCAGATAA
- the purR gene encoding pur operon repressor → MKFRRSGRLVDMTEYLLRHPHRSVSLSFFSEKYGAAKSSISEDIGIVKEVFEAKGIGKLATSAGVSGGVRFVPTIHDQEAVQAVENVCESLKDSSRILPGGYLYMMDIVGDPQQMQQLGRIFASHYRKAGVDVVMTMATKGIPLAYAVASHLNTPVTIARHEQRVTEGSIVSINYVSGSSQRIQTMSLSKRSLKPGSNVLIIDDFMKAGGTIRGMMDLTEEFQSTVVGAGVLMEAVHDKEKLVDNYVSLTKLSGVDEKDKKIHVEKGNMFS, encoded by the coding sequence ATGAAATTTCGTCGAAGCGGCCGACTGGTAGATATGACAGAATATCTCCTGCGTCATCCTCATCGATCGGTTTCCCTGAGCTTTTTTTCAGAGAAGTATGGGGCGGCAAAATCCTCGATCAGTGAAGACATCGGCATCGTAAAAGAAGTGTTTGAAGCAAAAGGAATCGGAAAACTGGCAACATCTGCCGGAGTCAGCGGCGGAGTAAGATTTGTACCGACGATTCATGATCAGGAAGCCGTTCAAGCAGTAGAAAATGTGTGCGAAAGCTTAAAAGACTCCTCCAGAATTCTGCCGGGCGGTTATTTATATATGATGGATATTGTCGGAGATCCGCAGCAGATGCAGCAGCTTGGACGTATTTTTGCTTCCCATTATCGGAAAGCGGGAGTGGACGTGGTTATGACGATGGCGACGAAGGGTATCCCTCTTGCCTACGCCGTGGCTTCCCATTTAAATACTCCTGTGACGATTGCACGACATGAGCAGCGGGTAACGGAAGGATCGATCGTAAGCATTAATTATGTATCCGGTTCTTCTCAGCGGATCCAGACAATGTCTTTATCAAAACGAAGTCTCAAGCCGGGTTCGAATGTGCTTATTATTGATGATTTTATGAAAGCCGGCGGTACGATCCGCGGTATGATGGACTTGACGGAAGAATTTCAGTCGACGGTTGTCGGAGCGGGAGTATTAATGGAAGCTGTTCACGATAAAGAAAAGCTCGTGGATAACTATGTTTCCTTAACGAAGCTTTCCGGAGTCGACGAAAAAGACAAAAAAATTCACGTGGAAAAAGGAAATATGTTTTCCTGA
- a CDS encoding transporter substrate-binding domain-containing protein, whose translation MKLHWSITAILCLYICGYAFSAFAQDGESGTLTAAYEPNLPPFHFEEDGELQGFAIDVLKEAASSQGKEIDFQPMTETVAAAALAAEEIDIIIGMSYSERQAETMEFSNTYYSTSVGLFVSDEREEIDSVIELTDRTAAVKAGSLERDFLQNIRRIQFNETSTLEQAVELTVLGRADALAGEITAVEELLEDRGQRDNFFAADRYLVPMEYSFAVSSEDYQTLRLLNNGLRSLQNDGTYQDIFQEWFPEESGQRENLMLALQILGLAFLVTAAVIIIGVRLNRRLQKEVNRKTESLNNVNLSLKEQIEATKNSNEFQKQILQSSPRGMMTLDEEGTITSYSPKAAFMLNEEENKVGKNYLEEKLLQYFLKGKLEDVLLHGKQFLGEEGEWIREDGIHLRLRAYIYPLYNFEQHVIGVMFTFEDISEEVQVRHKAFENEKNQALSRVVAGIAHEIRNPLTSIKTFVELIPQKFDSPKFREKISALVPQEIERLNELIEGLMDYSKSRPVKKEKVDTSNLLESTHVLFDRTAANKGVEIRTFTEKELFISTDRQQLKQAVINLIINAVDALQEVEGEKWVSLRNYKVDGRVYLEIQDNGPGMSERVQKQAFEPFYTTKADGTGLGLAIAKQHVEENNGLFDVESSPGKGTLIRLSFPGYMPGEKEFNGENNTRQNVREMKT comes from the coding sequence ATGAAATTGCATTGGAGTATTACAGCAATTCTCTGTCTTTATATCTGCGGGTATGCCTTTTCCGCTTTTGCTCAGGATGGGGAAAGCGGGACACTTACAGCAGCGTATGAACCCAATTTACCACCTTTTCATTTTGAAGAGGATGGGGAACTGCAGGGATTTGCTATAGACGTATTAAAAGAAGCTGCATCCAGTCAGGGTAAAGAAATTGATTTTCAGCCCATGACAGAAACGGTCGCGGCTGCAGCTCTTGCCGCAGAAGAAATAGATATTATCATAGGTATGAGTTATTCCGAGCGTCAGGCGGAAACGATGGAATTCAGCAATACATATTATTCTACCTCGGTCGGACTTTTTGTATCAGATGAACGGGAGGAAATAGACAGCGTCATCGAACTGACCGACAGAACAGCAGCTGTAAAAGCAGGAAGCCTGGAGAGGGATTTCCTCCAGAACATACGCAGGATTCAATTCAATGAGACGAGCACGCTGGAGCAGGCAGTGGAGCTGACAGTATTGGGACGGGCGGACGCGTTAGCCGGAGAAATTACAGCTGTAGAGGAATTATTAGAAGACAGGGGCCAGAGAGATAACTTTTTTGCCGCAGACAGATACCTGGTTCCAATGGAATATTCCTTTGCAGTTTCGAGCGAAGACTATCAAACATTACGGCTGCTGAATAACGGTCTGAGGAGTCTTCAAAACGATGGGACTTATCAGGATATTTTTCAGGAATGGTTCCCGGAAGAATCAGGTCAGCGGGAAAATCTTATGCTTGCTCTGCAGATTTTAGGATTGGCTTTCCTGGTGACGGCAGCTGTAATTATTATAGGGGTGAGATTAAACCGCCGGCTTCAGAAAGAAGTGAATCGTAAAACGGAAAGCTTGAATAATGTAAATCTCTCACTGAAAGAACAGATAGAAGCGACAAAGAACAGCAATGAATTTCAAAAGCAGATCCTGCAGTCGAGTCCAAGGGGAATGATGACCCTCGATGAGGAAGGCACAATTACTTCCTACAGCCCGAAAGCCGCGTTTATGCTGAACGAAGAAGAGAATAAAGTTGGAAAAAACTACTTGGAAGAGAAGTTGCTGCAGTATTTTTTAAAAGGAAAATTGGAAGACGTGCTTCTTCACGGAAAGCAGTTTTTGGGGGAAGAGGGGGAATGGATCAGAGAAGACGGAATTCACCTCCGGCTGCGGGCCTATATCTATCCGCTTTACAATTTCGAACAGCATGTGATCGGTGTCATGTTTACATTTGAGGATATTAGTGAGGAAGTTCAAGTCCGCCATAAAGCATTTGAAAATGAAAAAAACCAGGCTCTCAGCCGGGTAGTAGCCGGTATTGCTCATGAAATCCGAAATCCGCTTACGTCGATTAAAACATTTGTAGAGCTGATTCCACAGAAGTTTGACAGTCCTAAATTCCGCGAGAAAATTTCTGCACTCGTGCCTCAGGAGATTGAGCGGCTTAATGAGCTGATTGAAGGGTTGATGGACTATAGTAAATCCCGTCCGGTAAAAAAAGAAAAGGTGGATACGTCAAACCTTCTGGAGAGTACACACGTACTGTTTGATCGGACAGCTGCAAACAAAGGCGTAGAAATTCGGACTTTTACTGAAAAAGAACTTTTCATTTCGACAGACAGACAGCAGCTGAAACAAGCTGTTATCAACCTTATTATCAATGCTGTAGATGCTCTTCAGGAAGTGGAAGGAGAAAAGTGGGTTTCTTTAAGAAACTACAAAGTGGATGGGCGTGTGTATTTAGAAATTCAGGATAACGGCCCCGGGATGAGTGAGAGAGTGCAAAAGCAGGCTTTCGAACCTTTTTATACGACGAAGGCCGACGGCACAGGGCTGGGACTGGCTATTGCTAAACAGCATGTGGAAGAAAATAATGGACTTTTCGACGTGGAAAGCTCTCCGGGAAAAGGGACTCTTATTCGACTGAGCTTTCCCGGTTATATGCCGGGGGAGAAAGAATTTAATGGTGAAAATAATACGAGGCAGAACGTGAGGGAGATGAAAACATGA
- a CDS encoding sigma-54-dependent transcriptional regulator — MKGSVLIIDDEPSICASLEFALENDYQVWSATDPTDAYTVLKEEKIDLCLVDLRIGKENGIEVLEKIKAFDPNTACIMITAHGTISSSVEALQKGAYSYLTKPLNMDELMAVIARAFQYLNLNEKVNYLTGELEKKYTREGFLARSEAMNKVFKLIEKVKQVNTNVLITGESGTGKELVARSLHFSGGRQQEHFEVVNCAAIPEQLLESELFGYEKGAFTGAVQAKAGKFEAAHKGTIFLDEIGDMPLNVQVKLLRVLQRKEITRLGSNRTLSLDVRVIAATNKNLKEEVQEGRFREDLYFRLNVIQIHLPPLRERMDDMILLASHFIHTINKELGIKIKGLTKQAENKLKLYSFPGNIRELRNIIESSMVIADGEYIDVEDLPETVESGQQTGLEKNISSDSKTLLTLKEVEKEQIKQALDYYNWHRKQTAEILGISERGLRDKIKLYELSP, encoded by the coding sequence ATGAAAGGATCTGTACTTATTATCGATGACGAACCATCAATCTGCGCTTCGTTGGAGTTTGCGCTGGAAAATGACTATCAAGTATGGAGCGCTACGGATCCAACAGACGCCTACACTGTATTAAAGGAGGAGAAGATTGATCTTTGTCTCGTAGATCTGCGGATAGGCAAGGAAAATGGAATAGAAGTACTTGAAAAAATTAAGGCTTTTGATCCGAACACTGCATGCATAATGATCACTGCGCATGGCACAATCTCCTCCTCTGTGGAAGCTCTTCAAAAAGGAGCCTACTCTTATTTGACGAAGCCTCTGAATATGGATGAATTAATGGCTGTTATTGCTCGAGCCTTTCAGTACCTGAACCTGAACGAAAAAGTGAACTATCTTACCGGAGAACTGGAGAAAAAATATACCCGGGAAGGATTTCTTGCCCGCAGTGAAGCGATGAATAAAGTATTTAAGCTTATCGAAAAAGTGAAACAAGTGAATACGAATGTATTGATTACCGGGGAGAGCGGTACCGGAAAGGAACTGGTGGCCCGGTCTCTGCATTTTTCGGGAGGGCGTCAGCAGGAACATTTCGAAGTGGTTAACTGCGCAGCGATTCCAGAGCAGCTTCTTGAGAGTGAGTTATTCGGCTATGAAAAAGGAGCTTTTACTGGTGCGGTCCAGGCAAAAGCCGGGAAGTTCGAAGCAGCCCATAAAGGAACGATTTTTCTCGATGAAATAGGGGACATGCCTCTGAATGTACAGGTGAAACTGCTGCGCGTACTTCAGCGGAAAGAAATTACCCGGCTCGGCTCCAACCGGACGCTCAGCCTCGACGTAAGAGTGATAGCCGCTACGAACAAAAATTTAAAAGAAGAAGTACAGGAAGGACGCTTTCGGGAAGATTTATACTTCCGTTTAAATGTCATTCAAATCCATTTACCCCCGCTACGGGAACGGATGGATGATATGATTCTTCTTGCCAGTCACTTCATCCATACGATCAATAAAGAGCTGGGGATTAAGATAAAAGGTCTGACGAAACAAGCGGAGAATAAACTGAAGCTCTATAGTTTCCCGGGAAATATACGGGAGCTGCGAAATATTATTGAATCTTCGATGGTCATTGCTGACGGTGAATATATCGATGTTGAAGACCTTCCTGAAACAGTAGAGAGCGGACAGCAGACCGGCCTTGAAAAAAACATTTCCTCCGACAGCAAAACTCTCCTCACTTTGAAGGAAGTGGAAAAAGAACAAATTAAGCAGGCACTGGACTATTATAACTGGCATAGAAAGCAGACAGCAGAAATACTGGGCATCAGTGAAAGAGGGCTTCGTGATAAAATAAAGCTGTATGAACTTTCTCCTTAA
- a CDS encoding TAXI family TRAP transporter solute-binding subunit, producing the protein MKNYLTIIGGSALLLTACGGNGEEASGDSNSEGGNGGNNNGVEEDMFLTIATGGTSGVYYPIGGALSNLYEGELGVDSSVQSTGASVENINLLAEDRAEMAITMSDAVAQAYEATGPFEEEEANEGLRGMASLYPNYVQLVTTADSGIESVEDLAGMDVGVGAPNSGVELNARMILEAHGMDYEDLNEDFLSYSEAIDQMQNNMVDAAFVTSGLPNSTVIDLATQDDVRIIPIEGEALASLQEEYDFFGEGTIPADVYDTEEDVQTATIMNVLLVNESLSEEEVYDLTKTMFDNIDSIHSSHNAAQEIDLDTVAEGMPVPFHPGAERYLEEEGVLDEE; encoded by the coding sequence ATGAAAAATTATTTAACTATTATCGGCGGTTCGGCACTTTTACTTACAGCGTGTGGCGGAAACGGGGAAGAAGCTTCTGGAGATAGTAACTCTGAAGGCGGTAACGGCGGTAATAATAACGGCGTAGAAGAAGATATGTTTTTAACTATAGCGACCGGAGGTACTTCCGGTGTGTATTATCCGATCGGGGGAGCGCTTTCGAACCTGTATGAAGGGGAGCTTGGGGTGGATTCTTCCGTTCAATCTACGGGAGCTTCCGTAGAGAATATCAATCTTCTGGCGGAAGACCGCGCTGAAATGGCTATTACAATGTCCGATGCGGTAGCTCAGGCTTATGAAGCGACAGGGCCTTTTGAAGAAGAAGAAGCGAATGAGGGGCTCAGAGGAATGGCTTCCCTGTACCCGAACTACGTGCAGCTTGTGACAACAGCAGATTCAGGTATTGAATCAGTAGAAGATCTTGCTGGAATGGATGTAGGGGTAGGGGCTCCGAATTCGGGTGTAGAGCTGAATGCAAGGATGATTCTGGAAGCTCATGGAATGGATTATGAAGATCTTAATGAAGATTTTCTCTCCTACAGTGAAGCCATTGATCAGATGCAGAACAATATGGTGGATGCAGCATTCGTTACAAGCGGTCTTCCGAACTCAACGGTAATTGATTTAGCAACCCAGGACGATGTACGTATCATTCCTATCGAAGGGGAGGCACTGGCTTCTCTCCAGGAGGAGTATGACTTTTTCGGAGAAGGCACAATTCCAGCGGATGTTTATGATACAGAAGAAGATGTGCAGACAGCCACGATCATGAATGTGCTTCTCGTAAACGAAAGCTTGAGTGAAGAAGAAGTGTATGATCTTACGAAAACGATGTTCGACAATATTGATTCTATACACAGTTCCCATAACGCGGCCCAGGAAATTGATCTGGATACTGTAGCAGAAGGAATGCCGGTACCATTTCACCCTGGTGCAGAGCGTTATCTGGAAGAAGAAGGCGTTCTTGACGAAGAGTAA
- a CDS encoding DUF1850 domain-containing protein, producing the protein MTIEHAREGDVLFETEVETEDEIGLGWIHSVEKTPWTDIFTVKEDSCSLMLTETRFQSFGAGVEHEYEEIEHSDGIYTAKGLDECHESINWIHSHEARHEITINGQSVVASESLPHHEPLRILIEER; encoded by the coding sequence ATGACAATTGAGCATGCGCGGGAAGGGGATGTCTTATTTGAAACCGAGGTGGAAACAGAAGATGAAATCGGGCTGGGGTGGATCCACTCAGTTGAGAAGACCCCCTGGACAGATATTTTTACAGTAAAAGAGGATTCATGTTCGTTAATGCTAACAGAAACCAGGTTCCAGTCCTTTGGTGCAGGCGTCGAACATGAATACGAAGAGATCGAGCACAGCGATGGAATTTACACTGCGAAGGGGCTGGATGAATGCCACGAGTCTATTAATTGGATTCACTCCCATGAAGCCCGGCATGAAATAACGATAAACGGCCAATCCGTTGTGGCATCAGAATCATTACCGCATCATGAACCTCTGCGGATACTCATCGAAGAAAGGTGA
- a CDS encoding TRAP transporter permease, translating into MTSSNNASEKKHVNESQDDQEQQSVLEKYDNESRFRVFDNQKIAWMVSLIAVGLSLYHLYTSYFGTPVTLQHRSLHVAVILMLVFLLYPALKKSRRNILQWYDAVFALMALSTTVYVFVEYEGIIQRGGIPNNYDLLFGGLLVLLVLEAARRVTGWGLPLLASLFLVYGLFGREIGGIFRHRGYEWDEIVGYMYQTTEGVYSTAIGVSATYIFLFILFGAFLQKSGMGQFFNDLALAIAGQTRGGPAKVSVIASGFLGSINGAAVANVVTTGSFTIPLMKKIGYKKDFAGAVEASASVGGQILPPIMGAAAFIMAEILGMPYSEIALAALLPALLFYLGVITQIHLRASKEGLKGISKENLPAIKQVMAERGHLLIPLMFLMYMLFFSGRTIIFSALLTIIVTVIVAMIRKTTRMSFRDIVEALENGARTAVGVAVACAAVGLIVGIASLTGFGLSLANGIITLGGESLLLTLMFTMVACIVLGMGLPSIPTYIITSTMAAPALIELGIEALVAHLFVFYFGIFANITPPVALASFAAAGISGGNQMRTGFVSMKLAVAGFIVPYLFVYNDSLLLTNTTFTEGVLVVTTSVIGVMMLGVAAEGFLMTKMPAVLRIVLAGGAIMLMTPNLFYDAAALLIISVCLGIQWILARRVGLNYLKAV; encoded by the coding sequence ATGACTTCCTCCAATAATGCAAGTGAGAAAAAGCACGTAAATGAATCACAGGACGATCAGGAGCAGCAATCAGTATTGGAAAAATACGATAACGAGTCCCGGTTCCGGGTTTTTGACAATCAGAAAATTGCCTGGATGGTCTCACTAATTGCTGTCGGCTTATCCCTTTACCATTTATACACTTCTTATTTCGGGACACCGGTTACGCTGCAGCACCGCTCTCTGCACGTAGCTGTTATTCTGATGCTCGTTTTTCTTTTATACCCGGCGCTCAAAAAATCAAGAAGAAATATTCTCCAATGGTATGATGCTGTATTCGCTCTTATGGCTCTGTCTACCACTGTTTATGTTTTTGTAGAATACGAGGGAATTATACAGCGGGGAGGGATCCCGAATAATTACGACCTGTTGTTCGGCGGCCTTCTCGTTCTGCTCGTACTGGAAGCCGCGAGGAGGGTTACCGGCTGGGGACTCCCGCTTCTGGCTTCCCTCTTTTTAGTGTATGGACTCTTTGGACGGGAAATAGGGGGTATTTTCCGGCATAGAGGTTACGAGTGGGATGAAATTGTTGGATATATGTATCAGACAACAGAAGGAGTTTACAGTACGGCTATAGGGGTATCTGCTACCTATATCTTCCTTTTCATTCTCTTTGGAGCATTTCTGCAGAAATCAGGAATGGGCCAGTTTTTTAATGACCTCGCTCTGGCAATCGCCGGACAGACCCGCGGAGGTCCTGCAAAAGTCTCCGTTATCGCGAGCGGTTTTCTGGGAAGCATTAACGGAGCTGCGGTCGCTAATGTTGTTACGACAGGCTCTTTCACGATTCCGCTTATGAAAAAAATCGGGTATAAGAAAGATTTTGCCGGGGCAGTGGAAGCTTCTGCCTCGGTAGGCGGTCAGATTCTGCCGCCTATTATGGGAGCCGCAGCTTTTATTATGGCTGAGATTCTGGGCATGCCTTACAGTGAGATTGCCCTGGCTGCACTGCTGCCGGCACTGCTGTTTTATTTGGGGGTAATTACTCAAATTCATCTGCGTGCTTCAAAGGAAGGATTAAAGGGTATTTCCAAAGAAAACCTCCCGGCAATAAAGCAGGTCATGGCAGAACGGGGACATTTGCTGATCCCTCTTATGTTCTTAATGTACATGTTATTTTTCAGCGGAAGAACAATTATTTTCTCCGCTTTGTTAACAATTATCGTGACAGTAATTGTTGCGATGATCCGCAAAACGACACGCATGTCTTTCCGTGACATAGTCGAAGCTCTGGAGAACGGGGCGCGCACGGCGGTGGGTGTAGCAGTAGCCTGTGCCGCTGTTGGACTTATTGTCGGAATTGCGTCTTTGACAGGCTTTGGACTCAGTCTGGCCAACGGTATTATTACTCTTGGCGGGGAAAGTCTACTGTTAACGCTTATGTTTACGATGGTAGCCTGTATTGTCCTGGGCATGGGGCTCCCGAGTATTCCAACTTATATTATTACTTCTACTATGGCAGCTCCTGCCTTAATAGAACTGGGGATTGAAGCGCTTGTAGCCCACCTTTTTGTGTTCTATTTCGGGATCTTTGCCAACATTACTCCTCCTGTAGCTCTGGCATCCTTTGCAGCAGCGGGTATTTCAGGAGGAAATCAGATGCGTACCGGGTTTGTATCGATGAAACTTGCCGTCGCCGGTTTTATCGTCCCGTATTTGTTTGTCTATAATGATTCCCTGCTGCTTACTAATACAACCTTTACTGAAGGAGTGCTCGTTGTTACTACTTCTGTCATTGGTGTAATGATGCTCGGTGTTGCGGCAGAAGGTTTTCTTATGACGAAGATGCCCGCCGTATTACGAATCGTGCTGGCAGGGGGAGCGATCATGCTCATGACCCCTAATCTGTTTTATGACGCAGCTGCTCTTCTTATCATTTCTGTCTGTCTTGGCATTCAATGGATTTTGGCAAGGCGCGTCGGTTTAAATTATTTAAAAGCTGTATAA
- a CDS encoding SDR family oxidoreductase codes for MDLKLTGKKVIVLASSKGLGAGIAEAFAEEGADVVITGRSEESLRDRASLIEQKTGRSVLTAAVDLTHQKSIEDMIKKAAGELGGVDILINNTGGPPAGSFKKLSEEDWDFAYSLTLRSYITAVRSVLPFMKGSGGRILNVTSSSIKQPVEDLILSNTFRMGVLGLTKSLSKELAEDNILINTVGPGRIETERVQQIDAKKAEKSGKTPEEVKAESEASIPLARYGQPGEFASLVVFLASPKNTYTTGQHLVIDGGMTNAY; via the coding sequence ATGGATTTAAAACTGACCGGCAAAAAAGTGATCGTTCTTGCTTCGAGCAAAGGACTCGGGGCAGGAATTGCAGAAGCGTTTGCGGAAGAAGGTGCTGATGTCGTTATTACCGGACGAAGCGAGGAGTCACTCCGGGACAGAGCCTCCCTGATTGAGCAGAAAACAGGGCGTTCCGTTCTTACCGCCGCAGTGGATCTTACCCATCAAAAAAGTATTGAAGATATGATCAAAAAAGCAGCCGGGGAGCTGGGGGGAGTTGATATTTTAATTAACAATACCGGCGGCCCTCCTGCCGGCTCTTTCAAAAAGCTGAGTGAAGAAGACTGGGACTTTGCGTATTCGCTTACTCTGCGAAGTTATATAACAGCGGTCCGTTCTGTGCTGCCATTTATGAAAGGCAGTGGAGGAAGGATATTAAACGTCACTTCTTCTTCTATTAAACAGCCGGTGGAAGACTTAATTTTAAGCAACACGTTCCGTATGGGCGTTCTCGGTTTAACGAAGTCTCTTTCCAAGGAACTGGCTGAAGATAATATTTTAATTAACACGGTTGGACCGGGACGTATCGAAACAGAGCGCGTCCAGCAGATTGATGCCAAGAAAGCAGAGAAAAGCGGGAAAACACCGGAAGAAGTAAAAGCAGAAAGTGAAGCTTCTATTCCACTCGCAAGATACGGACAGCCCGGGGAATTTGCTTCCCTCGTTGTTTTTCTCGCTTCGCCTAAAAATACGTATACAACCGGACAGCACCTCGTCATTGACGGGGGGATGACAAATGCTTATTAA
- the spoVG gene encoding septation regulator SpoVG, translating into MEVTDVRLRRVDTEGRMRAIASITIDEEFVVHDIRVIDGNNGMFVAMPSKRTPDGEFRDIAHPISSKAREKIQGAVLKVFEDADENSEKYEEAGTS; encoded by the coding sequence ATGGAAGTAACAGACGTGAGACTGCGGCGCGTAGACACGGAAGGGCGCATGCGCGCTATTGCCTCGATTACGATAGATGAGGAATTTGTCGTACATGATATCCGTGTCATAGACGGGAATAACGGGATGTTTGTAGCGATGCCAAGTAAGAGAACTCCGGACGGAGAGTTCCGTGATATTGCGCACCCGATCTCTTCAAAAGCAAGGGAAAAAATACAGGGGGCCGTTCTGAAAGTTTTTGAAGATGCAGACGAAAATTCCGAGAAATATGAAGAAGCCGGCACGTCCTGA